From one Bacteroides fragilis NCTC 9343 genomic stretch:
- a CDS encoding DUF3810 domain-containing protein, which yields MKNRKRIIRYSVLGTLIALVWLTQMLPALGEGYARTAYPVISYILSGFSNIIPFALGDLFIALSIGGMIAYPFYARIRLKLSWKKILRRDVEYLLWIYVWFYLAWGLNYSQKNFYERTGIPYTAYTPEIFNEFVDNYISKLNESYVPVNRIDKEVIRKEAVRQYNLISDTLGIHRPPHSRPRVKTMMFTPLISMVGVTGSMGPFFCEFTLNGDLLPPQYPATYTHELAHLLGITSEAEANFYAYQVCTRSVNKEIRFSGYFSILGHVLANARQLMTEEEYKKLFGSIRPEIIELARKDQEYWMAKYSPLIGDIQDWIYDLYLKGNKIESGRKNYSEVIGLLISYNEWKKESNK from the coding sequence ATGAAAAACAGGAAACGAATCATACGGTACTCTGTTTTAGGGACTTTAATAGCCCTTGTCTGGCTCACTCAGATGCTCCCGGCATTGGGCGAAGGGTATGCCCGTACGGCCTATCCGGTCATTTCATATATCTTGTCCGGTTTTTCGAACATTATCCCCTTTGCATTGGGTGACTTATTTATAGCACTGAGCATTGGAGGAATGATCGCCTATCCGTTTTATGCACGAATCCGACTGAAATTAAGCTGGAAAAAAATACTGAGAAGGGATGTGGAATATTTGCTATGGATCTATGTTTGGTTCTATCTGGCATGGGGACTCAACTATTCACAAAAGAATTTTTATGAACGAACCGGAATTCCATATACTGCCTACACTCCTGAGATTTTCAATGAATTTGTAGACAACTATATCTCAAAACTGAACGAATCGTATGTGCCGGTCAATCGGATCGATAAAGAAGTAATCCGCAAAGAGGCAGTCCGACAATATAACCTGATCAGTGATACACTAGGTATACACCGTCCCCCACACTCCCGTCCTCGGGTAAAAACCATGATGTTCACTCCATTGATTTCGATGGTGGGCGTGACGGGTAGCATGGGACCTTTCTTCTGTGAGTTCACACTGAACGGAGACCTGCTTCCCCCACAATATCCGGCAACCTATACTCATGAGCTGGCACATTTGCTAGGTATCACCAGCGAAGCGGAAGCAAACTTTTATGCATATCAGGTCTGCACCCGCTCCGTAAATAAAGAAATCCGTTTCAGCGGTTATTTTTCTATTTTAGGCCATGTACTTGCCAATGCCCGCCAATTGATGACAGAAGAGGAATATAAAAAGTTATTCGGCAGTATACGTCCGGAAATCATTGAGCTGGCCAGAAAAGACCAGGAATACTGGATGGCAAAGTATAGTCCGCTTATAGGTGATATTCAGGATTGGATATATGATTTGTATCTGAAAGGGAACAAAATAGAAAGTGGACGTAAGAACTATTCGGAAGTGATCGGTCTGCTGATTTCATATAATGAATGGAAAAAAGAATCAAATAAATAA
- a CDS encoding valine--tRNA ligase: MELASKYNPADVEGKWYQYWLDHKLFSSKPDGREPYTIVIPPPNVTGVLHMGHMLNNTIQDILVRRARMEGKNACWVPGTDHASIATEAKVVNKLAAQGIKKTDLSRDEFLKHAWAWTDEHGGIILKQLRKLGASCDWDRTAFTMDEKRSESVLKVFVDLYNKGLIYRGVRMVNWDPKALTALSDEEVIYKEEHGKLFYLRYKIEGEDGYAVVATTRPETIMGDTAMCINPNDPKNQHLKGKKVIVPLVGRVIPVIEDDYVDIEFGTGCLKVTPAHDVNDYMLGEKYNLPSIDIFNDNGTISEAAGMYIGMDRFDVRKQIEKDLEAAGLLEKTEAYTNKVGYSERTNVVIEPKLSMQWFLKMEHLAQIALEPVMKDDIKFYPAKYKNTYRHWMENIKDWCISRQLWWGHRIPAYFLPEGGYVVAVTDEEALKLAREKTGNPNLKMTDLRQDEDCLDTWFSSWLWPISLFDGINNPGNEEINYYYPTSDLVTGPDIIFFWVARMIMAGYEYEGKMPFKNVYFTGIVRDKLGRKMSKSLGNSPDPLELIEKYGADGVRMGMMLSAPAGNDILFDDALCEQGRNFCNKIWNAFRLVKGWENGMGTIDIPADAHLAVQWFDQRLDAAAVEVADLFSKYRLSEALMLIYKLFWDEFSSWLLEIVKPAYGQPVNGFIYSMTLSAFERLLAMLHPFMPFITEELWQQLREREPGASLMVQPLGEPGEVNEEFLQQFETAKEIISSVRTIRLQKNIALKEPLELQVVGANPVEKMNPVIRKMCNLSAIEVVDAKADGASSFMIGTTEFAVPLGNMIDVDAEIARMEAELKHKEGFLQGVLKKLSNEKFVNNAPAAVIEMERKKQADAESIIQSLKESIASLKNV; this comes from the coding sequence ATGGAATTAGCAAGTAAGTACAACCCTGCTGACGTGGAGGGGAAGTGGTATCAGTATTGGCTGGACCATAAATTATTCAGTTCGAAACCCGATGGACGTGAACCTTACACCATCGTCATTCCGCCCCCTAACGTCACCGGTGTGTTGCACATGGGACATATGCTTAATAATACCATTCAGGATATTCTTGTTCGTCGTGCACGTATGGAAGGTAAGAATGCTTGCTGGGTGCCGGGAACCGACCATGCCTCTATTGCTACCGAAGCCAAGGTAGTGAATAAGTTGGCCGCACAGGGTATTAAGAAAACCGATCTGAGCCGTGACGAGTTTCTGAAGCATGCCTGGGCATGGACAGACGAACACGGTGGTATCATCCTGAAGCAGCTTCGTAAGTTAGGTGCATCGTGTGACTGGGACCGTACGGCTTTTACTATGGATGAAAAGCGCAGTGAAAGTGTGCTGAAGGTATTTGTCGATCTCTATAATAAGGGACTTATCTACCGGGGAGTACGTATGGTTAACTGGGACCCGAAAGCACTGACAGCCCTGTCGGACGAGGAGGTGATTTATAAAGAAGAACATGGAAAGCTGTTTTACCTGAGATACAAGATTGAAGGAGAAGACGGATATGCAGTGGTTGCCACTACCCGTCCGGAAACGATTATGGGTGACACGGCCATGTGTATCAACCCGAACGATCCGAAGAATCAGCATCTCAAAGGAAAGAAAGTAATAGTTCCCTTGGTAGGCCGTGTGATTCCTGTTATCGAAGATGACTATGTGGATATCGAATTTGGTACCGGTTGCCTGAAAGTGACTCCGGCACATGACGTAAACGACTATATGCTGGGCGAAAAATATAATTTGCCGAGTATCGATATATTCAATGATAACGGTACGATCAGCGAAGCTGCCGGAATGTATATCGGTATGGATCGCTTTGACGTCCGTAAGCAGATTGAGAAGGATCTTGAAGCAGCCGGACTGCTGGAGAAGACAGAGGCTTACACCAACAAAGTGGGATATTCAGAGCGTACCAACGTGGTCATCGAACCGAAGTTGTCTATGCAATGGTTCCTCAAGATGGAACATCTGGCCCAGATCGCTCTTGAACCGGTGATGAAGGATGATATTAAATTCTATCCTGCCAAGTATAAGAATACCTACCGTCATTGGATGGAGAATATCAAGGATTGGTGTATCAGCCGTCAATTGTGGTGGGGACACCGCATCCCGGCATATTTCCTGCCCGAAGGCGGATATGTGGTAGCTGTGACCGATGAGGAAGCCTTGAAGCTGGCTCGGGAAAAGACTGGCAATCCTAACTTGAAGATGACCGATCTTCGTCAGGATGAAGACTGCCTGGACACTTGGTTCTCTTCCTGGTTATGGCCTATCTCTCTGTTCGACGGCATCAATAATCCGGGTAATGAAGAAATCAATTATTACTATCCGACAAGCGATCTGGTGACCGGACCGGATATCATCTTCTTCTGGGTAGCCCGTATGATTATGGCCGGTTACGAATATGAAGGAAAAATGCCGTTCAAGAATGTATATTTCACGGGTATCGTTCGCGATAAACTGGGACGTAAAATGTCTAAGTCACTCGGTAACTCGCCCGATCCGTTGGAATTGATTGAAAAGTACGGAGCAGATGGTGTACGTATGGGTATGATGCTCTCGGCTCCTGCCGGGAATGACATTCTCTTTGATGACGCGCTTTGCGAGCAGGGACGAAATTTCTGCAATAAGATATGGAATGCTTTCCGATTGGTGAAAGGTTGGGAGAACGGAATGGGAACAATCGATATTCCGGCAGATGCTCACCTGGCTGTACAGTGGTTTGACCAGAGACTGGATGCCGCTGCTGTCGAAGTTGCCGATTTGTTTAGCAAATATCGTCTGAGCGAAGCATTGATGCTGATTTATAAACTGTTCTGGGACGAATTCTCTTCATGGTTGCTCGAGATTGTGAAGCCGGCTTACGGACAGCCCGTTAACGGATTCATTTACTCGATGACGTTAAGTGCTTTCGAACGTCTGCTGGCTATGCTCCATCCTTTCATGCCGTTTATTACGGAAGAGTTGTGGCAGCAGTTGCGCGAGCGTGAACCGGGTGCAAGCCTGATGGTACAGCCTTTGGGAGAACCGGGAGAGGTAAACGAAGAATTTCTCCAGCAGTTCGAAACAGCTAAAGAAATCATCAGCAGTGTACGTACCATTCGTTTGCAGAAGAATATCGCATTGAAAGAACCGCTTGAATTGCAGGTAGTCGGAGCCAATCCGGTAGAAAAGATGAATCCTGTCATTCGTAAAATGTGTAATCTGTCTGCCATCGAGGTAGTGGACGCAAAGGCCGACGGAGCTTCTTCGTTCATGATAGGAACCACTGAATTTGCGGTGCCCTTGGGCAATATGATCGATGTCGATGCCGAGATAGCACGCATGGAAGCCGAGCTGAAACACAAAGAAGGTTTCTTGCAGGGAGTTTTAAAGAAATTGAGCAATGAAAAGTTTGTAAATAACGCTCCGGCAGCCGTTATCGAGATGGAGCGCAAGAAACAGGCGGATGCCGAAAGCATCATCCAGTCGCTCAAGGAAAGTATTGCTTCCCTGAAAAATGTATAA
- a CDS encoding sensor histidine kinase: protein MKQTPFRCLCLLLILLGAVHSRLSAHTDKTREDVLFLNSINFNLPWAKDVFWYTHQALQKKNISVKAESLSVPALCNRKEAAAVVEQLRRKYDVPPRLIVFIGDPGWIVCRELFDDVWKDVPVIITNTRDRLPATLDILLSHEELTESNTVPAYEWRKGYNVTTLGQVYYVKETIGLMRQLMPDMKRLAFISDDRYISEAVRGDVEQAMTGSFPELAFEQLSTRNISTEMLLDTLKSYDKTTGLIYYSWFETHNQDDNNYLFDHIQEIITRFVHSPLFLLAPEDLSNNTFAGGYYVSVESFGDSLLQLIHRVLEGEFPRDIPPALGGKPAAYLCYPALQSYDIPVSLYPKEAVYINLPVSFFEQYKKEILMTVVLLLVVVSAVGYYIHILKRAHQRMKEAQLKAEEANQLKSAFLANMSHEIRTPLNAIVGFSNLLSMVEDKEEMLEYAGIIETNTELLLQLINDILDMSKIESGMYDFHVTQVDANQLMSEVEQVARLRIRTDEVSLSFAERLPQCVFHTDKNRLIQVLTNLVVNAIKFTSQGEIQIGYRLQDAHTLYFYVSDTGCGMSAEQCEHVFERFVKYNTFIQGTGLGLSICKMIIEKLGGEIGVQSESGKGSVFWFTLPYRASASL from the coding sequence ATGAAACAGACACCATTCAGATGCCTTTGCCTCCTTCTTATATTGTTGGGAGCTGTTCATTCCCGGCTATCTGCCCATACAGATAAAACAAGGGAAGACGTATTGTTTCTAAATTCTATCAATTTCAACCTTCCATGGGCAAAGGATGTGTTCTGGTATACGCACCAAGCCCTGCAAAAGAAGAATATCTCCGTAAAGGCCGAGTCCCTTTCGGTGCCCGCTTTGTGTAACCGTAAAGAAGCAGCAGCCGTAGTAGAGCAGTTACGGCGGAAATACGATGTGCCTCCCCGACTGATCGTCTTTATCGGCGATCCGGGATGGATTGTTTGCCGTGAACTTTTTGATGATGTCTGGAAAGATGTACCGGTCATCATTACCAACACCCGCGACCGTCTGCCGGCTACACTCGACATCTTGCTTTCACACGAAGAGCTGACCGAATCGAATACTGTCCCCGCTTATGAATGGCGGAAAGGATATAACGTGACTACTCTGGGGCAAGTATATTATGTGAAAGAAACCATCGGGCTGATGCGGCAGCTGATGCCGGATATGAAGCGTTTGGCTTTCATCTCAGACGACAGATACATCAGTGAGGCAGTTCGCGGAGATGTAGAGCAGGCAATGACCGGATCTTTTCCGGAGTTGGCCTTTGAACAGCTGTCCACCAGGAATATTTCTACCGAGATGTTACTCGATACCTTGAAGAGTTATGATAAAACCACGGGACTCATTTATTATTCCTGGTTCGAGACTCATAACCAGGATGATAACAATTATCTGTTCGATCATATTCAGGAGATTATTACTCGCTTCGTACATTCCCCTCTGTTTTTGTTGGCTCCCGAGGATCTGTCCAACAATACTTTCGCCGGAGGATATTATGTTTCAGTGGAGTCCTTCGGCGATTCATTGTTACAGCTGATTCATCGTGTCCTGGAAGGTGAGTTTCCGCGAGACATTCCTCCCGCTCTCGGAGGAAAACCTGCTGCTTACCTCTGTTATCCGGCTTTGCAGTCGTATGACATACCGGTTTCCCTTTATCCGAAAGAGGCTGTGTACATCAATCTGCCTGTCAGCTTCTTCGAGCAGTATAAGAAGGAGATTCTGATGACTGTTGTCTTGCTGTTGGTGGTGGTCAGTGCCGTAGGCTATTATATTCATATTCTTAAAAGAGCCCATCAGCGAATGAAAGAAGCGCAGCTGAAAGCCGAGGAAGCCAATCAGCTTAAGTCGGCCTTTCTGGCTAATATGAGTCATGAGATACGTACTCCTCTCAATGCCATTGTCGGTTTCTCGAATCTGCTTTCTATGGTAGAAGATAAAGAAGAAATGCTGGAGTATGCCGGTATTATCGAAACCAATACCGAACTTTTGCTTCAACTGATTAACGATATTTTGGATATGTCGAAGATAGAATCCGGAATGTATGACTTTCATGTGACTCAGGTGGATGCCAATCAGTTGATGTCGGAAGTCGAACAGGTAGCCCGTTTGCGTATCAGGACAGACGAAGTCTCCCTCTCGTTTGCCGAACGTTTACCCCAATGTGTTTTCCATACTGATAAGAACCGCTTGATACAGGTTCTTACCAATTTGGTTGTCAATGCCATAAAGTTCACTTCGCAGGGAGAGATTCAGATCGGGTATCGGCTGCAAGATGCCCATACGTTATACTTCTATGTATCCGATACCGGTTGTGGTATGTCCGCCGAGCAATGCGAACATGTTTTTGAGCGCTTTGTCAAATACAACACTTTTATACAAGGCACCGGATTGGGACTGTCTATCTGCAAAATGATTATTGAGAAGTTGGGGGGCGAGATCGGGGTTCAGTCCGAGTCCGGCAAAGGTTCTGTCTTTTGGTTCACTCTTCCTTACCGGGCTTCGGCCTCTTTGTAA
- a CDS encoding HU family DNA-binding protein gives MPINYVVRKKKDQSGNEVKELYYAVPSAIQNKGVSEKQLAEDLHDNSSLSAGDVLSVLEQLPKAIARHMKEGRTVTIRGLGTFYPALSSEGCETPEECTPNKVRLTRICFRADTAFTYDVKHCEFESMQLRFTKRPKPGKEE, from the coding sequence ATGCCTATAAACTATGTAGTCAGGAAGAAAAAAGATCAGAGCGGTAATGAAGTTAAAGAGCTCTACTATGCCGTGCCCAGTGCCATTCAGAACAAAGGAGTCAGTGAAAAACAATTAGCGGAGGACCTGCACGACAACAGTTCACTCTCGGCAGGCGACGTACTGTCTGTACTCGAACAACTCCCGAAAGCCATCGCACGACATATGAAAGAAGGAAGGACCGTCACTATCCGCGGATTGGGAACTTTCTACCCGGCCTTAAGCAGCGAGGGCTGCGAAACTCCCGAAGAATGTACACCCAACAAAGTCAGATTGACACGCATTTGCTTCCGGGCCGATACTGCGTTCACCTACGACGTGAAACATTGCGAATTCGAAAGCATGCAACTGCGATTTACAAAGAGGCCGAAGCCCGGTAAGGAAGAGTGA
- a CDS encoding RNA polymerase sigma-70 factor has protein sequence MYNDTSRTVSDETLFFQVQQGNEGAFEALFLRHYPALCAYARLFVEPDDGQEIVSDVMVWLWENKEMQAFESSLKSYLFKAVKNRCLTLINRNEVKQRIEKMIFDNLQSQYDDPDFYAIQELTEKIEEALARLPENVREAFELNRFQNLTYNEIAERLGVSPKTIDYRIQQALKQLRIDLKEYLPLLLPFLLH, from the coding sequence ATGTATAACGACACCTCGCGCACAGTAAGCGATGAAACTCTGTTCTTCCAGGTTCAGCAGGGAAACGAAGGCGCATTCGAAGCATTGTTTCTCAGGCATTACCCGGCTCTTTGTGCCTATGCCCGGCTCTTTGTCGAACCGGATGACGGCCAGGAGATCGTATCGGACGTCATGGTCTGGCTTTGGGAAAATAAAGAAATGCAGGCATTCGAGAGTTCCTTAAAAAGTTATTTGTTCAAGGCTGTTAAAAACCGCTGCCTGACTCTCATCAACCGGAACGAAGTGAAACAACGGATCGAAAAAATGATATTCGATAATCTCCAATCGCAGTATGATGATCCCGACTTCTACGCTATACAGGAGTTAACCGAAAAAATAGAAGAAGCTCTGGCACGACTTCCCGAGAATGTACGCGAAGCATTCGAACTCAACCGCTTTCAGAATCTGACATACAATGAAATAGCCGAACGACTGGGAGTGTCTCCCAAAACAATCGATTACCGGATTCAACAGGCCTTAAAACAGTTGCGCATCGACCTGAAGGAGTATCTCCCCTTATTACTTCCTTTCCTCCTGCATTGA